The proteins below are encoded in one region of Pseudoduganella armeniaca:
- a CDS encoding phosphatase PAP2 family protein: MFGITHLHGIPAMCVLSALLGLWFWRRHAPYWLLATAICVPGGMLLNVLLKHVYQRARPAFDEPFVTLATYSFPSGHTAAATLFYGLLASYVVTTSPRWRVRVAALAGAAAMVALVALSRVYLGAHFVSDVLAAMAESLAWLAVCITSVSTLRRRRAARKDQ; this comes from the coding sequence ATGTTCGGCATCACCCACCTGCATGGGATACCGGCGATGTGCGTGCTGTCGGCGCTGCTGGGCCTGTGGTTCTGGCGCCGCCATGCGCCGTACTGGCTGCTGGCGACGGCCATCTGCGTGCCGGGCGGCATGCTGCTCAACGTGCTGCTCAAGCACGTCTACCAGCGCGCCCGGCCCGCGTTCGACGAGCCGTTCGTCACGCTGGCCACCTACAGCTTCCCCAGCGGCCACACGGCGGCGGCCACGCTGTTCTACGGGCTGCTGGCCAGCTATGTCGTCACGACCAGCCCGCGCTGGCGCGTGCGCGTGGCGGCGCTGGCCGGCGCTGCCGCCATGGTGGCGCTGGTGGCGCTCAGCCGGGTCTACCTGGGCGCCCATTTCGTCAGCGACGTGCTGGCCGCGATGGCCGAGAGCCTGGCGTGGCTGGCCGTCTGCATCACGTCCGTCTCGACGCTGCGGCGCCGGCGCGCCGCCCGCAAGGATCAGTGA
- the cls gene encoding cardiolipin synthase yields MRILRAQNWLAAVLALWSLVACASLPTVDADRTKAQAAPAPVVKTANGTLPADKAKALLAKRWSKSTLDLKAQAALEDAATGVPLIAGNQVKLLFDGPATMAEMMKAIAGAKNNINFETYIFDQDELGDKFADLLMEKQRQGVTVNIIYDSVGTLTVPQQFFDRMKAAGIHLVAFNPVNPAKVRGNGWKVNNRDHRKMLIVDGKIGFAGGINISDTYSKSSPFRSKSRPKSEKDVGWRDTHVRIEGPAVQAMQWLFIQNWTGQDADDLREADYFPTPVIAGDKLVRILGSEPGGKFEIYKAMLLAIQEAKKSIHITCAYFVPDEQTLQALIDAAKRGVKVELVLPSVSDSGVVFHAGRAFYQRLLEAGVRIHELNLAVLHAKTVVIDGVWSTVGSTNMDTRSFLHNSEVNVIVLGDAFGKEMENAFREDLRNSKEVTLASWKDRGVVTRMKEWAAKWWDYWL; encoded by the coding sequence ATGAGAATCCTGCGTGCGCAAAACTGGCTGGCCGCCGTGCTTGCCCTGTGGAGCCTGGTCGCGTGTGCGTCGCTGCCCACCGTCGATGCCGACCGCACCAAGGCCCAGGCCGCGCCTGCGCCGGTCGTGAAAACCGCCAACGGCACCCTGCCGGCCGACAAGGCCAAGGCCTTGCTGGCCAAGCGCTGGTCCAAGTCCACGCTGGACCTGAAGGCGCAGGCCGCGCTGGAGGACGCCGCCACGGGCGTGCCGCTAATCGCCGGCAACCAGGTGAAGCTGCTGTTCGACGGCCCGGCCACGATGGCCGAGATGATGAAGGCCATCGCCGGCGCCAAGAACAATATCAACTTCGAGACCTACATCTTCGACCAGGACGAGCTGGGCGACAAATTTGCCGACCTGCTGATGGAAAAGCAGCGCCAGGGCGTGACCGTCAACATCATCTACGACAGCGTCGGCACGCTTACCGTGCCGCAGCAGTTCTTCGACCGCATGAAGGCAGCCGGCATCCACCTGGTCGCCTTCAACCCCGTCAACCCGGCCAAGGTGCGCGGCAACGGCTGGAAGGTGAACAACCGCGACCACCGCAAGATGCTGATCGTGGACGGCAAGATCGGCTTCGCCGGCGGCATCAACATCAGCGACACCTATTCGAAGAGCTCGCCGTTCCGCTCCAAATCGCGCCCGAAAAGCGAGAAGGACGTGGGCTGGCGCGACACCCACGTACGCATCGAAGGCCCGGCCGTGCAGGCGATGCAATGGCTGTTCATCCAGAACTGGACGGGCCAGGACGCGGACGACCTGCGCGAAGCCGACTATTTCCCCACCCCCGTCATCGCCGGCGACAAGCTGGTGCGCATCCTCGGCAGCGAGCCGGGCGGCAAGTTCGAGATCTACAAGGCGATGCTGCTGGCGATCCAGGAAGCAAAGAAATCGATCCACATCACCTGCGCCTACTTCGTCCCGGACGAGCAGACCTTGCAGGCCCTGATCGATGCGGCCAAGCGCGGCGTCAAGGTGGAGCTGGTGCTGCCCAGCGTATCGGACAGCGGCGTCGTATTCCACGCCGGCCGCGCGTTCTACCAGCGGCTGCTGGAAGCGGGCGTGCGCATCCACGAACTGAACCTGGCCGTGCTGCATGCCAAGACGGTCGTCATCGACGGCGTCTGGTCGACGGTGGGCTCGACCAATATGGACACCCGCAGCTTCCTGCACAACAGCGAAGTCAACGTCATCGTGCTGGGCGACGCCTTCGGCAAGGAAATGGAAAACGCCTTCCGCGAGGACCTGCGCAATTCGAAGGAAGTGACGCTGGCGTCCTGGAAAGACCGCGGCGTCGTCACGCGCATGAAGGAGTGGGCCGCCAAGTGGTGGGACTACTGGCTGTAA
- a CDS encoding porin, producing the protein MIGFTGREALGKDTSAVFRLEAGIRNDTGQSDQNGRLFGSQAYVGLANRWGAVTVGRQYDVGYETLSEVADPFRGGMAGTATNLMGNGNKRSDNTVKYRSASIHGFVASAIYSFGESAFSTSRNRAYGAMIGYQGGPFTLRAAHQRKNNFLQGAGATTPVDLSSRNSLVAANVHLGQATTVYAAYAVNRGVGSSPWDQDNPYGALVLASPSTRSNDALAGVSYASGAATYMLSYIRKDDRTLANQDANQIAVGMTYSMSRRTAFYAAYARIKDHNGAPYTVGNFSEKGQGRSAVNIGLRHAF; encoded by the coding sequence GTGATCGGCTTTACCGGCCGCGAAGCGCTCGGCAAGGATACTTCCGCCGTGTTCCGGCTGGAGGCGGGCATTCGCAACGATACCGGCCAGTCCGACCAGAACGGCCGCCTGTTCGGCAGCCAGGCCTATGTGGGCCTGGCCAACCGCTGGGGTGCCGTCACGGTCGGCCGCCAGTACGACGTGGGCTACGAAACGCTGTCCGAAGTGGCCGACCCGTTCCGCGGCGGCATGGCCGGCACGGCAACCAACCTGATGGGTAACGGCAACAAGCGCTCCGACAACACCGTCAAATACCGTTCCGCTTCCATCCATGGCTTCGTTGCCAGCGCGATCTACAGTTTCGGCGAGTCCGCCTTCAGCACGTCGCGCAACCGCGCCTATGGCGCGATGATCGGCTACCAGGGCGGTCCGTTCACCCTGCGTGCGGCGCACCAGCGCAAGAACAACTTCCTGCAGGGCGCCGGCGCCACCACGCCAGTGGACCTGTCGTCGCGCAATTCGCTGGTGGCCGCCAATGTGCACCTGGGCCAGGCCACCACCGTGTATGCCGCGTATGCCGTCAACCGCGGCGTCGGCAGCTCGCCGTGGGACCAGGACAATCCCTATGGCGCACTGGTGCTGGCCTCGCCGTCCACGCGCAGTAACGATGCGCTGGCCGGCGTGTCCTATGCCAGCGGGGCCGCCACCTACATGCTGTCGTACATCCGCAAGGACGACCGCACCCTGGCGAACCAGGATGCCAACCAGATCGCCGTCGGCATGACCTACTCGATGTCGCGCCGCACGGCCTTCTACGCGGCCTATGCGCGCATCAAGGACCACAACGGCGCGCCCTATACGGTGGGGAACTTCAGCGAGAAAGGGCAGGGTCGCAGCGCCGTCAACATCGGCCTGCGCCACGCTTTCTGA
- a CDS encoding acetyl-CoA hydrolase/transferase family protein — protein sequence MQHQCPQALYENKKVSAHDAIAIVRDGDCIIVPSGAGEPPALLTALSDRRRELHDIKVAQILALRKYGYFDCETTQNVRHLALFFGGASRAAGQAGWADFVPAYFSEIPVLIERGQIPADVVFALASPMNEHGFFALSLAADYTMAAVAKARAVILEVNPNVPFAHGQCHVHIDQVTAVVASDEPVFEVGLPKIGPVQEAIAGYVADMIEDGSTLQIGYGGIPDAVVMQLSHKRDLGIHTEMIGDGILKLVQEGVVTNRRKTFMPGKMVATFALGSKKLYDFMHHNPMLEMHPVSFTNDPYIAGQNDKLVAINASLQVDLLGQCGSESIAHLPYSGTGGQVDFVRAANRSRGGKAFIVLPSTAKDGTISRIVPTLTPGTHVTTGKNDINYVVTEYGVAQLRGKSARQRAEALIAIAHPDFRAELRRAAAAIHLC from the coding sequence ATGCAACATCAGTGTCCGCAAGCGTTGTACGAAAACAAAAAAGTTTCCGCCCACGATGCCATTGCCATCGTCCGTGACGGCGACTGCATCATCGTCCCTTCCGGCGCGGGCGAGCCGCCGGCGCTGCTGACGGCCCTGTCGGATCGGCGCCGCGAGCTGCATGACATCAAGGTGGCGCAGATCCTGGCGCTGCGCAAGTATGGTTATTTCGACTGCGAGACCACGCAAAACGTTCGCCACCTGGCACTGTTTTTCGGCGGCGCCTCGCGCGCGGCCGGCCAGGCGGGCTGGGCCGATTTCGTGCCGGCGTACTTTTCCGAGATCCCCGTGCTGATCGAGCGTGGCCAGATCCCGGCGGACGTGGTGTTCGCGCTGGCCTCGCCGATGAACGAACACGGCTTCTTCGCCCTCAGCCTGGCGGCCGACTACACCATGGCCGCCGTGGCCAAGGCCCGCGCCGTCATCCTGGAAGTCAATCCGAACGTGCCGTTCGCGCATGGCCAGTGCCATGTTCATATCGACCAGGTGACAGCCGTCGTGGCGAGCGACGAGCCGGTGTTCGAAGTCGGCCTGCCGAAGATCGGCCCGGTGCAGGAGGCGATCGCCGGCTACGTGGCGGACATGATCGAGGACGGCTCCACCCTGCAGATCGGCTACGGCGGCATTCCGGACGCGGTGGTGATGCAGTTGTCGCACAAGCGTGACCTGGGCATCCACACGGAAATGATCGGCGACGGCATCCTCAAGCTGGTGCAGGAAGGCGTCGTGACGAACCGGCGCAAGACCTTCATGCCCGGCAAGATGGTGGCCACCTTCGCGCTGGGCTCGAAAAAGCTGTACGACTTCATGCACCACAATCCGATGCTGGAGATGCATCCCGTCAGCTTCACCAACGATCCGTATATCGCCGGCCAGAACGACAAGCTGGTCGCCATCAACGCCAGCTTGCAGGTTGACCTGCTGGGCCAGTGTGGCTCGGAAAGCATCGCCCACCTGCCCTATTCCGGCACCGGTGGCCAGGTCGATTTCGTGCGCGCCGCCAACCGCTCGCGCGGCGGCAAGGCGTTCATCGTGCTGCCGTCCACCGCCAAGGACGGTACCATCTCGCGCATCGTTCCCACCCTGACACCGGGCACCCACGTCACCACGGGCAAGAACGACATCAACTACGTCGTCACCGAATACGGTGTGGCGCAGCTGCGTGGCAAGTCGGCACGGCAGCGCGCCGAGGCGCTGATCGCCATCGCCCATCCGGATTTCCGCGCCGAATTGCGACGGGCGGCAGCCGCGATCCACCTGTGTTGA
- a CDS encoding metallophosphoesterase family protein, with product MRTIVHLSDIHFGKVDDKLLDPLRTTVESLAPDIVVVSGDLTQRARSEQFKAAKAYLDTLPQPQIIVPGNHDIPLYNVAARFLTPLTKYRRYITPNLAPEYVDEEIAVMGLNTARSLTIKDGRVNREQLGRLEARLAGIDPKLTRIVVTHHPFDLPEHHDEDDLVDRAPMAMEAFSKCGVDLLLAGHVHTSSSANSAKRYKIAGYAALVVQAGTATSTRGRGEENSFNVLRIDPDEIQVERYSWKDAAGAFQVATVETFRREGNTWEPWLGD from the coding sequence ATGCGCACCATCGTACATTTATCGGACATCCACTTCGGCAAGGTCGACGACAAGCTGCTCGACCCATTGCGCACGACGGTCGAGTCGCTCGCGCCGGACATCGTGGTCGTCTCCGGCGACCTGACGCAGCGTGCCCGCAGCGAACAGTTCAAGGCGGCCAAGGCCTACCTCGACACCTTGCCGCAGCCGCAGATCATCGTGCCGGGCAACCACGACATCCCGCTGTACAACGTGGCGGCCCGTTTCCTGACGCCGCTGACGAAGTACCGCCGCTACATCACGCCCAACCTGGCGCCGGAGTACGTGGACGAGGAGATCGCCGTGATGGGCCTGAACACGGCGCGTTCGCTGACGATCAAGGACGGCCGTGTCAACCGCGAGCAGCTGGGCCGGCTGGAGGCGCGCCTGGCGGGCATCGATCCGAAGCTGACGCGCATCGTCGTCACGCACCACCCGTTCGACCTGCCGGAGCACCATGACGAGGACGACCTGGTCGACCGCGCGCCGATGGCGATGGAAGCGTTTTCCAAGTGCGGCGTGGACCTGCTGCTGGCGGGCCACGTGCATACCAGCAGCTCGGCCAACAGCGCCAAGCGCTACAAGATCGCCGGCTACGCCGCGTTGGTCGTGCAGGCGGGCACGGCCACGTCCACGCGGGGCCGGGGCGAGGAGAATTCGTTCAACGTGCTGCGCATCGATCCGGACGAGATCCAGGTCGAGCGCTACAGCTGGAAGGACGCGGCCGGCGCCTTCCAGGTCGCCACCGTCGAGACGTTCCGGCGCGAGGGCAATACCTGGGAGCCCTGGCTGGGCGACTGA
- a CDS encoding diacylglycerol/lipid kinase family protein: protein MTALVAIINAAAGGGYDDAWAARLRERFAQVGLQADVTLAGSGAEMIETAQAAVARGVPIVAAGGGDGTVNAVASALVGSTTSFAVLPLGTLNHFAKDLGIPLGLDEAIANIASGRRRQVDVGEVNGRIFLNNSSLGLYPDIVRDREKQQRRLGRGKWLAFCWAALAALRRYPFLSIRLRVGTEEHARRTPFVFIGNNEYLMQGLNIGERATLDSGQLSLYVAQRPTRRGLLRFACHALLGRLGSSRDFDVLLAREFEIDTRRKLIRVATDGEVSLMAPPLRYRSRPGALTVIVPR from the coding sequence ATGACGGCGCTGGTCGCCATCATCAATGCCGCGGCCGGCGGCGGCTACGACGATGCCTGGGCCGCGCGCCTGCGCGAGCGCTTCGCCCAGGTGGGCCTGCAAGCCGACGTGACCCTGGCCGGCAGCGGCGCGGAAATGATCGAGACGGCGCAGGCGGCCGTCGCGCGCGGCGTGCCCATCGTCGCGGCGGGGGGCGGCGACGGCACCGTCAATGCGGTCGCCTCCGCGCTGGTCGGCAGCACGACGTCATTCGCGGTGCTGCCGCTGGGCACGCTGAACCATTTCGCCAAGGACCTGGGCATTCCGCTGGGCCTGGACGAGGCCATCGCCAATATCGCCAGCGGACGGCGGCGCCAGGTCGACGTCGGTGAGGTCAACGGCCGCATATTCCTGAACAATTCCAGCCTGGGCCTGTACCCGGACATCGTGCGCGACCGCGAGAAGCAGCAGCGCCGGCTGGGCCGCGGCAAGTGGTTGGCGTTCTGTTGGGCCGCCCTGGCGGCGCTGCGGCGCTATCCGTTCCTCAGCATCCGCCTGCGGGTCGGCACCGAAGAGCATGCGCGACGCACCCCCTTCGTCTTCATCGGCAATAATGAATACCTGATGCAGGGCCTGAACATCGGCGAGCGCGCGACCCTGGACAGTGGCCAGCTGAGCCTGTACGTGGCGCAGCGGCCGACCCGGCGCGGCCTGCTGCGCTTTGCCTGCCATGCCCTGCTGGGCCGGCTCGGTTCGTCGCGCGATTTCGACGTGCTGCTGGCTCGCGAGTTCGAGATCGATACACGCCGCAAGCTGATCCGTGTTGCCACCGATGGCGAGGTCAGCTTGATGGCGCCGCCCCTGCGGTACCGCTCGCGTCCCGGCGCGCTGACGGTCATCGTGCCCCGCTGA